The Candida orthopsilosis Co 90-125, chromosome 3 draft sequence sequence GATGGTGATGCAGAtaatcaccatcatcataatGATGGACATGTGAATATCCCTATACCGAAAGCCTCAACAAGATTAAATGGCGACGGATCTGGTATTACCATTACTGAACATCAAGAATCAAGATCTTATAGAACTGGAGGTATTATTGAATCAGTAGTCAACGTTGACGGGGTTCACAAGActattattgaaaatgtatcTGATCATGACGATGATGGGGTTGATGTATTGGAAGCTTCAAGTATTTTATCTGATCAactgaaaaagaaacataggaagaaaaaacaaagaagaacCAGCTCAACTAGATCCGATTCTTTTAGTATGAGTAAACtcagtgatgatgaagaaagtgtttctttattgaatgGCGGAACTAGTAGTAGTAGACATTCATCAGGTAGTGATAATAGCAAGtccaagaagaagaatcgAAGATTGAGTGAAACCGGTCATAATAATAACAGTGCGTGAGTAAAGTGTGTGTATCTTTTATTTAGAAAGCAAATGATATTATGCGTGTTCTGAATTTTGTAGAGTAGTGACGCTTTAAGTTTTGATCGGATTTAGTGATGTTGACGTATCGGTTTTTGTGGAGACTAAATCCGAGAGAGAGTGTGTGAGGAGTGATAATgcattatcatcaactgttGATGCGTTTATCGCTAAAGATTGTTTGTTTCCAATGACATCATTGCATTAAATGGATAACAATAGAACGAATATGTCTTTCTCTTCTCCCTTGATATCCGATGATCACCCgacgacgatgatgatCACTTGTTATGTCGATTGGACGGTGTCGATCTTTTCGTAAATTGCTGTAAATTATATTTATGGTTGCTAAATGTAAAATTACTCAATGACACACGTTCATTAATATTATCGCTGCGGGTcttaaatttcaaatttcaatttgggcataatttcatcaatgtaAAAAAGAGTATCTTTAGTCATATACACTTGTACCAGTAGTAGATAGAGATGATTTTGTAGGGGTTGATTGGGTATGGATGGGCTCATGAAACCGAATATGTTGTTACACGATGTAACAAAAAATAACTTGAAAGGGGAAATACACAATACACTTTTTaatttatattttatttatttatttatttttgtctgaaacaaattttcaattttttaaacGATTTCATGTTAAAACCGACAAAAGACGAAGACGGGTTAGACTATACAGCATCTAAAAACACACTCAAATTGATCCAAGCTCATGATACTGGTAATATATATCATATACAACTAACACACAAACAGCCCAATTCATTATTGATATACACCGCATCGACTAATTAAAGAGTACATTACCGTTTTCATTTATCTCAGCCACGAACGGACAgtttttttgcattttatATACAAATTAACAACTTCCCCACTCCATTTGATTCACCTCGTATAATGCCATTTAAAAACATATTTAGTTCATCATCGACATCATTGAatgatcaacaatcaacatcatccCATCGATCTTTTTTAAAACTGAAGAACAATTCACGTCTGGTTACACCTATATCGACTGCTAGTTCAGTCGCATCGAAACGAAATGGTGGGGATGCTGCTGCCGCGTCACCACAGCCACCACCACCGCCACCGGGACAAAATAGCGCAACTCAGCTACCAccgcaacaacaactgaatcaacaccatcatGGTGTTTTCAATCACAATCATCTGCATCATCACAATCATAATAATCTGCATCATAATAGtccattttcaaaccaTTCTTCAAAAAACCACTCACCTGCATCTTCAAACAGTGATGTTTCCACTAGCAAAGAAGGTGGTGGTTCATTAAAACGGTTTCTCAAGAAATTTAAACCTAATGGTCTTACTCATAAACAATCCAAACATATTGGTGCTGGAAAACCTGATCCCATTAGTCCAGCTGCtgatttattcaaaaagtatGGGTCGCCTGGTAAGTTATTGGGAACCGGGGCTAGTGGATCAGTAAATTTGTTAACTTCCAAAACTGATCCAACAAAGATTTATGCTGTCAAGAAATTTAGAAGTAGATTACCCAATGAACAAGAAAGTGACTACACAATCAAAGTACAGAATGAATATAGAGTTGGTGAATATTTAGATCATCAAAATATCATCCATACATATGAATTAATTAAGGattattcaaaagttggTGGTAAAATCACTGATCCTGATTATTATATCGTTATGGAATATTGtccatttgattttttcaatttagtaATGAGTGGATTAATGAGTGAAAATGAAGTAAACTGTTAttttaaacaaattgtcaaaGGTGTTCATTTCTTACACGAAAATGGATTAGCCCATCGTGATTTAAAATTAGACAATTGTGTTGTCAATACCCTGGGGATtttaaaattgattgattttggatcaGCTgtacaattcaaaaaagaagtaCCTAATGGATATTATGTAACTGATCATGATACAATGTTGGATCCAAATCATAAGTTAATTTATGCTCGAGGTGTTGTGGGATCAGATCCATATTTATCACCAGAAGTATTTGAACCTATGGGATTGGGAAATGGATATGATCCAAGAACAGCTGATGTTTGGTCAATTGCGATAATATATTGTTGTATGATTTTAAGACGGTTTCCTTGGAAATTACCCAAATTGAGTGATCCTTCATATAGATCATTTGCTGGCCCACAATTGAACCCAACAACCAATACCATTGAACAAGACATGAATAGTATGCATATTGATCAAGAACAATcacagcagcagcaacaacaacatcaagaTAGACATGCACATCATGGACCTCAAGGGCCCAACAAGTTGTTTAGCTTACTCCCATCGGATTCACGCACTTTATTAAAAAACATGTTGATATTAGATCCTAAACAACGATATTTAATGTCTGATGTGGCAAAAGATCCTTTTTTACAAAGTATAAGAGAATGTAAAGTGATTGGAGATCGTAATGATCAACATACAGTTGTAAGTGACAATCATACCCATCATTTGGTaactgaagaagatttgaaaaaaattgatcaagaaaaagCCCGAGCTAAAAAGTTGAGAGAAGCGGGAATGGGATAGAGGGAGGCGGAGAGAGAAGGTGATGTATGTAGTGTGTGGTAGTAGTATGGTGTCGGGGCTTTAATGATAAGTGACAGTTCACAATAGTCTGTATGTTTAACTTTGTAGAGTCTTAAGTCTTAGTCTTTCCTCTTTTGGTgtaacaaaaacaaacgaGATCacacaaaatatttgtacattaacaaacaaaatagaTGGAAGAAAGATTACGCCTTTTTGAAAGCAACATATCACATAAGGACATACAGATCCACCATATCACAATAGTATTACAGTTTATATAAATAGTTCCATTCTCATGTCACTACTACAGCACTTTATTACCACTAGCAATGATTCAAAACTACCGTTACCTCATTGGGTCATAACCATATCATTTTACTCATCATTAGTATCAGCATTTATAATATCGATAAGTATATTACTCCATCTACTCAACTATCGCAAACCGTTCCAGCAACGACTCATGGTTCGAATACAATTGATAGTTCCACTTTTTGCTCTAAGTTGTTATTCAATGTTGATTAATCAAACTTCTATTTTCAATCGATTCATTTTGGAACCAATACGAGAAATTTATGAAGCATTTGTTATTTATACGTTTTTTTCACTATTGACTGATATGTTGGGTGGAGAACGAAATATCATCATAATGACAAGTGGCAGGAAACCTGTGCCCCATCCAGGAATAATGGGGTATGTGTTGTCGCCATTAGATATATCTGATCCCAAGacatttttatcaattaaACGAGGCATATTACAATATGTATGGTTGAAGCCGATCATATGTTTTGGtacattgttttttgaattgaatggtTGGTATAATGTTAATGATATGAGTTACAAGTCGATTTATTTATGGATGACTGTGATTTATAATGCTAGTGTGACATTATCATTGTATAGCTTGGCaattttttggaaaatctTGTGggatgatttgaaacctTTTAAACCGGTGGGGAAATTTCTTTGTGTGAAGTTGATTATTTTTGCATCTTATTGGCAGGGGGTTATATTGGCCATactcaatttctttgagGTGCTTCCTGGGAGTGGAAACAACAATGGCAAcagtggtggtggtaatgATGGTGCTGGTGAAAGTATTGGTGTATGTATACAAAACGCATTACTTTGTGTTGAATTAATTGCATTTGCCATTGGTCATTGGTACTCATTTTCATATTTTCCATTCACTATATCACAATTACCGTGGGGAAGATATAAATTCCATTATGCTTTAAAAGATTGGTTAGGATTTAAAGATTTACTCATTGATTTCCAAAAGACATTTAAAGGTGATCATTATAAGGATTACCGACAATTTGATTCTGTTGAGGCAGTAGTGGCTCATCCTGAATCAAAAGGAAGAATGAGCCGAATTCATCAAGGGCTACGGTACCATTATGATGGCAAACATAAGCATTGGTTACCTGATAATCTGAGCTTGCACAATGGTAATGGAGGAGGTCATAACAACTCTTCAGGGGCTGGTAATGTGCCTAGTACTTCGGAAATACATGCTTTAGATAATGCTTCATTGTTGTCGAATAATACATCAATGAGGGCAATTTATCCACAGTCACCCAAGGCTTCGCCACCAGGATCGCCTTCAATAGGAAGTGACCCTGATGATAATACAAGTATAGACGGAGCAGCTGCTTCCACTGGAACTACGGCAACGATAATACTGGATATTATCAACTCCGATTCCATCTTATCTACAATTGATTACACTcaagaacaatttgatcagGATGAATCAATCTACGAAgaagcaattgaagaaattggtaATTATGCTttggaagatgatgatgtgaAACGAGTTTTGAATTATCCTATAGTTGACGGAGTATTGGATAGTCATGTTTATGGATACaaagttcaaaaattgCGACAACGGCAAGATTTACGCAAGGCTAAGCAACGTAAAGAATctattttgcaactgaaTCAAAGTTATCGATATGGAAGCATTGTATAAGGGAGGAGGGACAACTGCTTTATGATTTTGTGTGTGTGATGTGTATACCCAGctttatttattttcattgaaaaatagtAGAGATTGTAATCTTTAAGTTCGGAATTTATATACTCTTTTCCAACTATGTACACGTATGTttaatcttcaattttaaaCAGGTATAAAGCGTCAAgatcctcttcatcaactttagacttttcttgtttgtcATGGGCACTTTTAGctttttgcttctttttattcttctccagttgttgatttacTTCAACCAGTTTCCCTTTCTCATTAACCACGGCAGTAGTAGTGGATGCAGTTGGAGTTATGGAGTAGACGACTTTGCTTTCAACGTCACCTTCCATCGTCCATTTACATTCCAAAGAATTTAAAATTCCTTCCAATGTCTGCTTCACTttatttctcttttttaaTTCAATATCCATCATTTCATCCACATCAGATTCATTGGACCCACtattgttgctgtttcTAAAGATATCAgtgattttcaaattgggtGATTTCTTATTATGAATTAAATAAATTGCAATCTtacttttctcttttttcaatcgattatcaatttcaacttgtttttgatttgttaaaTCATTCAAGCTGATTGACCATTTAATCATGATTTGTTTCTCGCTTGATTTCTTCTGTTTGGCACGTAATTTGTTATCCAATGCTTTGATGGTTTTTTTAGAGCCCATAGTTAGGAGTTCGAGTTCTTTAGCTTCTGCTAGCTCATCATTATAAGCCTTGAGcatttcttgaattttgaTCTTCTTAATCAATGGAATAACACTAGGAGATGTGTCTGCattgtttttattgttgttgttgttggtggtggaggtGGTGGTAGTGGTGGTGACTTCTCTTTCAATTAATTGAAGTCCTTGAGTACTCAAATCTAAATCTTCAAgaacttgttgaattgaacaagtGATGAGGCCCTGAGTTGGAGATACGTATTGGACctgttgattcaatggTTGTAAATGATGAATTCGAGATAGGATGGATTTTAATGCATTTTGAGCTGATTCAGATCCCGTATCGAGgattttttgcaaattgaatcGATTCGAAGAGTCATCTCTACCATTTGCATTGGCTCGTGTTTGGAAATTACCTTCACGACGTCCGTTATGATGACGTACTATCCTCGGTGAATGACGGTGGCGATGGGTACTGTGATTTCCGTGGTTTTTCTGTTCCTGAACTCGattagatgatgatgcattttgtcttgatgaatttgactCTTTAAATGATATTGATCTCGATATAAATgagttgtagttgttgctgctgcatAGTCTAGTAGTTGTAGTAATGGATCTTTTATATATTAGGCATTTCAATGCTGAACGAAGGGAGATTAACATGATGTGATACTCTTGATTGTAAAAGATAATGTGTTTCGGGAAAAggtgaatttttcaaaaaagatGCGTTTTTGGTATGTGTCGTGTCATAATTGTCGCGTGTAGTATTCTTGCGGCATTAAGTTTAAAACAACCTATTTAGAGTAATGTAAAACATTGCATAACATCGAAACCAGCGGATTTCGGGTGTTATACAATGAATACATTTTATCCTTACTCAtgttattttgtttgatattcGAGACTCGTTATCGAAATAAGGGCAATTCGATGTGTTTACATATTTCCGTCATACACAGAAATTTTAAATTCTGCTTAAACTCCTTCCTTATCTCCTACAAACTTCTATTAGatctattgttttttgaataCTTTAGACAAGTATAAGGTTTTAAGGGATCAGGAAAAAcgaaaacaataaagagTAAATTGCAAGGGATGAAGGGAATAATTgtaatttgattcaaacaCATGCAACGTATTTGCAtgtgaaaaaaaagtagCACTTCTAGAATTACTTTACATGTACCGGGCACTTTCAATAGGTGTAAACTCAAATAGACATCTATTGATAATAGTGCGGGTAACAAAACAAGTCAACCAGTTTACTTCAATAGCTCTGTAAACTGTCATTGGCGTAATATCGTCTTGAGGATCTTTTTGCGACACACCCATATATAcgattgcaaaaaaaaaaattgaatttgattccTCACTCAATGTCGGTTCTCCAGCTGGAATAGTATATGAGGTGGAAGTGATTGGGATTATAAAGATAGTATTGCAGTGAGCTTGCTTGGGGACAGATGTTGGAAGTTCGGGAAGAAGTTTGTTAGCCGAAGCGAAAAACATCTACGGAGTTGATTATTTAAGCTTCCTTACTAGCGCTGTCGCCAAAAGTTTATAGTTTTCCCGGATTaatctttgaattttggtTAAGTTTAGTTTTAGATTTAATAACTAAAATTCAGTAAATCTCCTCCGATTCACACAACATCTGCCTGATCCTTTATTCTTTGTTGCTATTCTTTTCTCCACAATcatgaaaagaaaagattcCATATGACCAAACgtttttcaacaaaagtaaaaCCAACGatatctttcttttttatcttcctttttttccttttctcCTTTTGCTAATCTCCTTTACTTTAATCCCCCACCACATCGGACTTTAGTTTTAGctcttttttttaattttgctcaattgttttgtttcttggtTAAAATTGAGTGTATTACTCAACTTTTCACTTTcagcaaaacaaaatcgTGGGAAAACAACCATCGAACAAGAAAGTTATGTGGCCTCTCTTTATCTTTTCGACAACAACACTACAACTTTGCTGTGCTGTGTACTTGATGGCTCTTTCCACTTTTCCCCTTGATAAAAGATAAAGTTCTATGCATTGTGCACTATATATTATAACAATAGCCTGGcgaaatcaaaacattagcttcttttcttattgtttatcaaaCGGACTTTTTACCTTCTTAGTATAATTGCTATTTTGCTGTTGACAATTGCTGAACTTCTAACACACACCTTTATTATACGTTTGATATCTACAACTTACCAAAGTGATATGCAAATTGAGTAAAATGCGAGTGACTGCCTTTTCGGAAATATGGTTTTCatttcttctcttgtttttgtttgatttatcGGGTGTTACCGCTCCTATTGTTTTATCTTCAATATTCTTAGGATAACTTCAATATGCAAATAGAAtgtttcttgtttgaagatttgCTTCTATGCAAATGAGGTTAAATTCCCAAGAGCCCTTTGAGCCTAAGCATTTCTATTCATTATGTGTATTTTTCGTAACTGTAAATTGACTATTTTATTACATTACTAATCTACAACTTAATCTTAGACCGGTCGGATTAATTATCGCAaagattcaatttcaattcaaacgTTGTAATGATATATGCCTTTGGTTTTTTAGATTAGATTGTAACTAAAGGTCTAAAATTTCCTTCGTTCGTGCTACGAAAACACGAAATGAATTATAGTCATCAACCACGATCACTTGTTTGTTTACTTTATATACAAATAGAGATCTCGCTAAATGGGGTCTGTGTAGCTCCCCACAAGAAATAAATGACTAGTCTAGACtgtacaacaacaacaaaagaataaacCTCCTTCTATACTGTTTTCTTTGGCAAGGACTGGGTTGCTGAAGGTATAGAAGTGTAgactacaacaacacccAACTAGGGATATATTCcacaaagaacaaaagtGTAGTAAAGGGAAACTCTGCAAACAATGTAACCAAATTCCCAAAATTAGATACCTCCACCACTCTTTTGTACCAAACCCCCAACAACACTTTGTGTACATGTTCATAGAGTATTCAAGAGGGAGGGTGTTAAAACCCAACAAGTGACACTCCTTCGCAAGAACGGTTGATACCCttatctttctttttctctctctccttctttcctttttttccttttgtaTGGGGACGGGAGAACAGAGGGAGTGCGAGACATGTAATTAACTGCCTCATATAACAATAATAAAGGTTTCCCCCCTCTTCAACagaaattcaacaattcaaaaaaattcCTTAACCCACATGGGtcaattgaaggaaagGGAGTAATGTAAATAATATAAACAAAGGAGGTTGAATTAGGGCAGTGAGTGACATATTTTAGTAAACAAAGAGACTTGAAGTGAATGAATGACACTATTGTTGGGATGGGATATTCTTTCACCCGCGCAAAAACCCAGCTACATTCCATGTTTGAATGACCTTGTTATGCTATGTAGTTGTgctcattgttgattgatgacTAGTAGATTAGTAAATGACATACACACAACATTGCAAATGCATTGTTCTGGAAATTGACGGGCATCTTCTTATCTGTATTGTTTCTCCTATTGGTCCTCTACTGTGCTATTGTTGCTCCTTTTTGTGTAAAATagaacaaaattgattttagtGTACGGCAATACTtcgtttttgttgttgtgggtTAAACAGAACATTAAAAGCTACCAGTTGAATGTCAGAGAAACGgggaaattgaacaaagagaaaGGCAAGGTATTTGTGGTGTACGTATTGAAGTGGTAGCTTGAAAGTGAGTTTCGCTTCCTAAGTTCCAAATAAGAGGAAATAGATTGACACAGCAAGACATAATTGGAGAAAGATCCGATTATCCAGCTCCAAACCCAAATACTGTAAACATTCAAAATATATGATGTATTATAGAATTGATGAAACGGTGCCTTTACTTTTAACTAAGTTTCCACAACAATCTTTTTGACCTTTACCTTCGCCTTCTTTACTTTAGAATATCTTTTTTAGGATCACCTGTTTCTAATCAATCAAACTTTATACTTTACTCTGATACTTGATGTATCTTCATGAGAGAATTGATGTTTCAAGACATTTAAAACACTTGAAACATGACGTACCATCTGACTGTTTTTAAACTCTTGTAACAACAAGATGATAAGTTTCATGAACTATACGATTTGTATCCAATGTATTAGTgattttttgtattttttaGTGTCTAGACCAGCTATATAACtgtatatataaatacaataataaatgttgaaaacttttttataattgaataaaaatgCAAAGCTTTTTGAAACGTTTATGTTCTTCTTCCTCCATCTTCCTATACCGTTGTCTCTTttaaatacaatttttATCTAAAAAATTGTAGTCTAATGCAATattatcaatgatttctCTAGTGTTTATGATATAATTGAATGATACACGACGAGCTCTTTTGGCTCTcgtggtggtggtggtagcGGTGGCTGTTGTCGGTGAATGTTTAAGTATTGATTTTAACTGTGGGTTCTGTGGTTTACCATCATCCATTTCgaataatgaagatgaagttgaatcttttcttgaagAAAGACTGAAATTAGTGGTATTTGAATCTACTGAAGAAACCGACATATTatcgtcttcttcttcttcaactgaagtgtcttcatcatcatcatcagtaaGAATAACGTCGTCATCTTCAGTCAacattgattcaaatggaGAAGCCTTGATGTTGTTCTTACTTTCCAATCCAGTGGAAAGTTCTAGCTCATTTTGTACAACTAATTTAGGTGCATATAACCAAGTAATATCCGAATTCTTATCCCAATTTATCGTGAATGGATTAATAGTTTTTAAGTTACAATGATTCTTGTATATTCTTCTCCAACATATATTTGATAATCTTTGATAATAAAATTGGTtatgatttttgaaatcaggATTGGCattgatgtatttgatgaaattggttaaattttgattatCACTTAAATAGTGAGGAGTAGAATCTGTATGATTTATGCTGTAGTGGCAGCttttgttgtagttgtggtggtattgttgttgttgttccGGAACATACTCCAAATAATCAATATTTgagttgaatttggtgGTTAAATATGACCCTATAACTGAATCATCCATACAATACATCGTTTGGAGTAATATTTAGACGGATGAGCAGGATAGCAAGTAGTAAGTAGCAAGTAGCAAGTAGAATGTAGTATATAGTAAAAATCGACTGAATTAATATAGTAGTTGAAATATAAATCAGTCAATATCTTAGTGGTGATAGTAAAGGAATAGTTATAATATGGTATAGTAATGGGAATAAGTTGAATTATTAAGTGACACTTGGAAAAATAAGTTGGGTTATCCTAAGATGTTATTGAATCTGATGAAATATTGCAcgatatatatatgtatcTGTGAAATCCAGTCGAATCTGTAGATTTGTAAAACGTTACACAAGTCTAGCTACTTATTGTTATAATTATTAtcattattattattattattattaatGATGGTATGTATAGTCATGGTAATACGGAAATAGAATATGCACCATTGGTTATTCTCTAGTAATTATTACACAAACgcaaaataataaattaaattaaaaaataaaaataaaattgttttatttttatttataaGTTCAAAAGGCTTCTTTGTACATACTATACTTTACCCAGATGTAACGACTACACATACAAACACCACTATCCATCTCctctttttgtttatctCACTACTACTGTACCTCATTCAAAATTCGAAAAATGCTTAGTACCAACtaagaagaaagagaagaaaaagtaCTTGATTTGAGATGTATAGCAAAAGCATAATACAACTAGCTAATAACAAATTACCTCACTTTTTGTTAAAGTCGATCgtcttcttttcttttccttccGATAAAGTGACGTAGAAATGTGTACTTGCAGATCTTTTGATTATTACTAAATCCCCCATTTGCTAATTTGGCTTCCCCCAATCACTACAATTGCATTATTATGTATAGATATTTGTTTCTATGTCAAAGTAGAACTCAGTTTTTAgtcattttcttcattggGGGCGTCACTCACATACTTCCGTTAAGAACAATTCAGTACAATACAATAGAATACAATAGTACTATATTGTATTGAACAATGtaaccaaaagaaaaaaaaaattaatttcttctttttttagTGCATGGTACACTACCTTCC is a genomic window containing:
- a CDS encoding Aim23 protein (S. cerevisiae homolog AIM23 localizes to mitochondrion); this translates as MLISLRSALKCLIYKRSITTTTRLCSSNNYNSFISRSISFKESNSSRQNASSSNRVQEQKNHGNHSTHRHRHSPRIVRHHNGRREGNFQTRANANGRDDSSNRFNLQKILDTGSESAQNALKSILSRIHHLQPLNQQVQYVSPTQGLITCSIQQVLEDLDLSTQGLQLIEREVTTTTTTSTTNNNNNKNNADTSPSVIPLIKKIKIQEMLKAYNDELAEAKELELLTMGSKKTIKALDNKLRAKQKKSSEKQIMIKWSISLNDLTNQKQVEIDNRLKKEKSKIAIYLIHNKKSPNLKITDIFRNSNNSGSNESDVDEMMDIELKKRNKVKQTLEGILNSLECKWTMEGDVESKVVYSITPTASTTTAVVNEKGKSVEVNQQSEKNKKKQKAKSAHDKQEKSKVDEEDLDALYSFKIED